From Bacteroidota bacterium, the proteins below share one genomic window:
- a CDS encoding TonB-dependent receptor, producing the protein MNKTKVLLVLVILFMTFSNCFSQIKTGSIKGTVVDEKGVPVSDCKVRLLSFSEMKVLETIVTDSTGKYFFTNLVTGRYNIRITNKEKKISNNFDVTIQDSLLNINTDSAVSPKTADKINTTEQIDVTSEKQVYEMFVDKNVYNVSHDNSLKGMNVIDALKKTPFVSVENMSILLKANPNIKFKLNDSPVNISGEQLYQFLLSMPAENVLAIEVYTNPGVKQSSEGTGGIINIVLKKEEEIPENKNINAGTYYYSTNSYNGFLGLGINEKNYDASLFYNYSRFNNSSNFDRKKIIYNPQYSEIFQSGITPSPSSTHYITLNADKSVLKKGNINFMGTFLSNTSNSDRTGQSSYYDILGNQTNKYSSENNSDTKFTSLELTSGLTTKIANEKNNLNVTASYKTDNIRNDFSGKQIYEPVYNRKDYMIKSGFQQDLKNFYFKPEFSTKFSKTLTFNTGGEFSGFKNKNENNVLNFDTTTNQFYYDNNLSNNFEYNRNIYSAYLETIANFSNLSLSAGLRMEKTNSDGNLVGTGNSFENNYTDFFPAFSLLKTINPNNSIRVSYSKRLNRPEAFYLNPFVNKNNVTLTVSTGNPYLSPEYSHTVELSYINSTGGININPTVFFKATNNVIAYVKSIIDSNITFSTYKNLNKTNSYGIDLSISGLFFKRAYLNGGISYYKSDLSGDVNSDINGNSISTLKANCSISIPVTLILSLDLYYLYQGKKLKPQGYTEPYQFLNAGISLRLMDSKLNIRLSANDIFNSQRLKAISDYEDSYEESLNKQNSQSIMLGINFMWGKIDNKKSKEPKSKKTKIPDTDLKESY; encoded by the coding sequence TTGAATAAAACAAAGGTATTACTTGTTTTGGTGATTCTGTTTATGACATTCAGTAACTGTTTTTCACAAATTAAAACAGGCTCCATCAAAGGCACTGTAGTTGATGAAAAAGGTGTTCCGGTATCTGACTGTAAGGTAAGATTGTTAAGTTTTTCAGAAATGAAGGTACTTGAAACAATAGTAACAGACAGTACCGGGAAATATTTTTTTACAAATCTCGTTACAGGCAGATATAATATCCGAATCACCAACAAAGAAAAAAAAATCAGCAATAATTTTGATGTTACAATACAGGACTCATTATTAAATATAAATACGGATTCTGCTGTCTCTCCCAAAACTGCGGACAAAATTAATACAACCGAACAAATTGATGTAACATCCGAAAAACAGGTATATGAAATGTTTGTGGATAAGAACGTATACAACGTAAGCCATGATAACTCACTAAAAGGAATGAATGTCATAGACGCTTTAAAGAAAACACCGTTTGTCTCCGTGGAAAATATGTCAATTTTGCTTAAAGCCAATCCTAACATAAAATTTAAATTAAATGATTCACCGGTAAATATTTCAGGAGAGCAGTTGTATCAGTTTTTACTTAGTATGCCGGCGGAAAATGTTCTAGCTATAGAAGTTTATACAAATCCCGGAGTGAAGCAAAGCTCAGAAGGGACAGGCGGAATAATAAATATTGTTTTAAAAAAAGAAGAAGAAATTCCGGAAAACAAAAATATTAATGCCGGGACATACTATTACTCTACAAACAGTTATAACGGATTTTTAGGACTGGGAATTAACGAGAAAAATTATGATGCATCTTTGTTTTACAACTACAGCCGCTTTAATAACAGTTCAAATTTCGACAGGAAAAAAATAATCTATAACCCTCAGTATTCTGAAATTTTTCAGTCAGGCATCACTCCTTCACCCAGTAGTACTCATTACATAACTTTGAATGCTGATAAGTCTGTCCTTAAAAAAGGCAACATTAATTTTATGGGAACATTTTTATCGAATACTTCGAACTCTGACAGAACAGGTCAAAGCTCCTATTATGATATATTGGGAAACCAAACAAACAAATATAGCAGTGAAAACAACAGCGATACAAAATTTACCAGCCTGGAATTAACTTCCGGACTAACTACAAAAATTGCAAATGAAAAAAATAATCTGAATGTAACTGCTTCTTATAAAACTGATAATATCCGGAATGATTTTTCCGGAAAGCAAATCTATGAGCCTGTTTATAACAGAAAAGATTACATGATTAAATCCGGTTTTCAACAAGATCTGAAAAATTTTTATTTCAAACCTGAATTTTCAACAAAATTTTCCAAGACTTTAACTTTTAATACCGGAGGTGAATTTTCCGGATTTAAAAATAAAAACGAAAATAATGTGTTAAATTTTGACACGACTACTAATCAATTTTATTATGATAATAACTTATCAAATAACTTTGAATATAACAGAAACATTTATTCAGCATATCTGGAAACGATTGCCAATTTTTCTAATTTAAGTTTAAGTGCCGGCTTAAGGATGGAAAAAACAAATTCGGACGGGAATCTTGTCGGAACAGGAAACAGTTTTGAAAACAATTACACTGACTTTTTCCCTGCGTTTTCATTGCTAAAAACAATCAACCCTAATAATTCTATCAGGGTCTCATATAGTAAGCGTCTAAACAGACCTGAGGCATTTTATTTAAACCCATTTGTAAATAAAAATAATGTTACTCTCACTGTATCGACAGGTAATCCATACTTATCACCCGAATATTCTCATACTGTGGAATTGAGTTATATAAATTCAACGGGTGGAATAAATATAAATCCAACTGTATTCTTCAAAGCTACAAACAATGTGATAGCTTATGTTAAATCCATAATAGATTCTAATATCACTTTTTCAACTTATAAAAATTTAAATAAAACTAATTCATACGGAATAGACCTGAGTATATCAGGGCTATTTTTTAAACGGGCGTACCTTAATGGAGGAATAAGTTATTACAAGTCGGATTTGTCAGGAGATGTAAATAGTGATATCAACGGAAATTCCATAAGCACATTAAAAGCTAATTGCTCCATCAGTATTCCTGTAACTCTTATTTTATCACTTGATTTATATTACCTGTATCAGGGTAAAAAATTGAAACCCCAGGGTTATACCGAGCCATATCAATTTTTAAACGCAGGTATTTCATTAAGGTTAATGGATAGTAAGCTTAATATCAGATTATCAGCAAACGATATTTTTAATTCTCAAAGACTTAAAGCAATATCTGATTATGAAGATTCGTATGAGGAATCTCTTAATAAACAAAACTCACAATCAATTATGCTGGGAATTAATTTTATGTGGGGTAAGATTGATAATAAAAAAAGCAAGGAACCAAAGTCTAAAAAAACAAAAATACCTGATACAGATTTAAAAGAATCATACTAA
- a CDS encoding transporter gives MSILDKTQLSLLGIKRSPKSKPLPREEDFKDLGLGTNAINPNQRLLNSDGSFNLKRTGLSFKERFHFYQNLLTISWSKFNTYILLFYIIENFIFATLYYIIGHENLRGAEGITLIEKYRDCFFFSVQTITTVGYGHLAPSGWWMNIIAAIESLLGLLVFAIITGLLYARFSRPNVKLLTSKNCLISPYRDITALIFRIANARHSQLIEAEVQAFMSYNKFDENGNITRGFDNLKLERHMINMLALSWNIVHPIDEDSPFFSKEIEDFKNSSMEILVLFKSYDETINQQVHYKFSYTYEQIVIGAKFAKMFRNEPEGYVNLMLDKLDEYETAELPKSTENNQ, from the coding sequence TTGAGTATTTTAGATAAAACTCAATTATCATTGTTAGGAATAAAACGCTCTCCGAAATCCAAACCGTTACCCAGAGAAGAAGATTTTAAAGACCTTGGCTTAGGCACAAACGCCATAAATCCAAATCAGCGTCTCTTAAATTCCGACGGCTCGTTTAATCTTAAACGCACCGGTCTCTCTTTCAAAGAACGTTTCCATTTCTATCAAAATCTCCTGACTATTTCCTGGTCAAAGTTCAATACGTACATCCTTCTATTCTATATAATTGAGAACTTCATATTTGCAACGCTTTATTATATAATCGGACATGAAAACCTCCGCGGAGCAGAAGGCATAACCCTTATTGAAAAATACCGTGACTGCTTCTTCTTCTCAGTTCAGACAATTACTACTGTCGGCTATGGGCATTTAGCTCCTTCCGGATGGTGGATGAATATTATTGCTGCTATAGAATCACTGCTGGGCTTGCTTGTTTTTGCCATTATAACCGGTTTACTTTATGCCAGATTTTCAAGACCGAATGTTAAACTTCTTACGAGTAAAAACTGTTTAATATCTCCGTACAGGGATATCACTGCTCTTATTTTCCGTATTGCAAATGCGCGGCACAGCCAGTTGATTGAAGCTGAAGTTCAGGCATTTATGAGCTACAATAAATTTGATGAGAACGGCAACATTACCCGTGGATTTGATAACCTTAAACTCGAGCGCCACATGATTAACATGCTTGCTTTAAGCTGGAACATCGTGCATCCGATTGATGAAGACAGCCCGTTCTTTTCCAAAGAGATTGAGGACTTTAAAAACTCTTCAATGGAAATCCTGGTACTGTTTAAATCCTATGATGAAACCATAAATCAGCAGGTGCACTATAAGTTTTCATATACCTATGAGCAGATTGTAATAGGGGCAAAGTTTGCAAAGATGTTCCGCAACGAACCTGAAGGATATGTAAATCTTATGCTGGATAAACTTGATGAATACGAAACGGCCGAACTGCCGAAATCAACAGAAAATAATCAGTAA
- a CDS encoding T9SS type A sorting domain-containing protein, producing the protein MPKKQNVKISVFNSLGQQVNVLVNEVKDAGKYQYVFSGKNLPSGIYFYRIETKDFSETKRMVLVK; encoded by the coding sequence ATACCTAAAAAACAGAATGTAAAAATTTCTGTTTTCAATTCCTTAGGGCAGCAGGTAAATGTACTGGTAAATGAAGTTAAGGATGCAGGAAAGTATCAGTATGTTTTCAGCGGAAAAAATTTACCAAGCGGAATTTATTTTTACAGGATTGAGACGAAAGATTTCAGCGAAACAAAAAGAATGGTGCTGGTAAAATAA